In Helicobacter ganmani, the following proteins share a genomic window:
- a CDS encoding coproporphyrinogen III oxidase family protein — protein MIQQNLSTKLANYIMRYATQHYLHLKKNKRTKLPLPNPQKVKSKNYLLYIHIPFCATLCTYCSFNRFLFQEEKARIYFMNLRKEMQMVKDLGYDFSAVYVGGGTTSILPDELCKTLDLAKALFNIQEVSCESDPNHLQRETLEQFKGRIDRLSVGVQTFDDGILRKIGRYEKFGGGEVTRQKLESALGILPILNVDLIFNFPNQTQEMLARDLKIIQELKPNQLTTYPLMSSPSVKSILKRSIGEVDLQNEARLYAQILDTLSSDFIPLSSWAFSYKGSEIFDEYVVNNDEYVGIGSGSFSFLDGTLYVNTFSLKNYAQKIQNGQMGVERERKYSKKSQLQYRLMVELFGGEANKERFKMLYGADLEKDLLKEVTFLRLSGNIVKKGTSYYPTQKGKYLFLSMMKEFYIGMDCVREESRAMLQEEDM, from the coding sequence ATGATACAGCAAAATCTTTCAACAAAGTTAGCAAATTACATTATGCGTTATGCGACGCAGCATTATCTGCATTTAAAAAAAAACAAGCGGACTAAACTTCCTTTGCCTAATCCACAAAAAGTCAAAAGTAAAAATTATTTGCTTTATATCCATATACCATTTTGTGCAACGCTTTGCACTTATTGTTCTTTTAATCGTTTTTTGTTTCAAGAAGAAAAAGCACGCATTTACTTTATGAATTTGCGCAAAGAAATGCAAATGGTAAAAGACTTGGGATATGATTTTAGTGCTGTTTATGTGGGAGGTGGGACAACTTCTATTTTACCTGATGAATTGTGCAAAACACTTGATTTAGCCAAAGCACTTTTTAATATTCAAGAAGTCTCTTGTGAGTCTGACCCTAATCATCTGCAAAGAGAGACTTTAGAGCAATTTAAAGGGAGGATTGATAGGCTTTCTGTGGGTGTACAAACCTTTGATGATGGAATCTTACGCAAGATTGGACGTTATGAGAAGTTTGGTGGCGGAGAAGTAACGCGTCAAAAGCTTGAATCTGCTTTGGGGATTCTACCTATTTTAAATGTGGATTTAATCTTTAATTTTCCTAATCAAACACAAGAAATGCTTGCGCGAGATTTAAAAATTATTCAAGAATTAAAACCGAATCAACTGACGACTTATCCCTTGATGTCCTCTCCCTCTGTAAAAAGTATTTTAAAACGTTCTATCGGGGAAGTGGATTTGCAAAATGAAGCACGACTTTATGCGCAGATTTTGGACACTCTTTCTTCGGATTTCATTCCTTTATCTAGTTGGGCATTTTCATATAAAGGCAGTGAAATTTTTGATGAATATGTAGTTAATAATGACGAATATGTTGGGATTGGCTCGGGGTCATTTAGTTTTTTAGATGGCACATTGTATGTGAATACCTTTTCTTTGAAAAACTATGCACAAAAAATCCAAAATGGACAAATGGGAGTAGAAAGAGAGCGTAAATATTCTAAAAAATCGCAATTGCAATATCGTTTAATGGTAGAACTTTTTGGTGGGGAGGCAAACAAGGAGAGATTTAAAATGTTGTATGGTGCAGATTTAGAGAAAGATTTACTAAAAGAAGTTACTTTTTTGCGTTTGAGCGGTAATATTGTCAAAAAAGGCACATCGTATTATCCAACACAAAAAGGGAAATACCTCTTTCTTTCTATGATGAAAGAATTTTACATTGGTATGGATTGTGTGCGTGAGGAGTCTCGTGCAATGCTTCAAGAGGAGGATATGTAA